CCCTTTGGTCATCGTTTGATTGCCGATGGTCGAGGTAATCACAGGATTGTGATTCGTGGTTCCGCTGCTTCCGCTCGGCGTCAATTTGCGGACGCGCAGGTTGTTGTTATCGCCGACGTAAATGCTGCAATCGGATTCGACTTCGATGCTGGCGGGCGAACTCAACTGCGCATCCGTGGCTGGGCCGCCGTCCCCTGCAAATCCATTGGTTCCGTTTCCGGCAATGGTGTCAATCGTGCCGCCTGATTTGACGCGACGAACGCGGTGATTCGACATATCGGCAATGTACAAATTGCCGCTGCCGTCCACACCCACATCTATCGGATTGTTGAGTTGTGCCGAAGCGGCTGCTCCTCCGTCTCCGCTGAAGCCCGCTGTTCCATTGCCCGCCACTGTCGAAATCAATTTGCTGGTGGCGTCCACTCGGCGAATGCGATGGTTGAACCGGTCGGCAATGAACAAATTGCCGTTCGCATCCACCGCCATGCCGTATGGATTGTTGAGGCTGGCGTCGGTGGCGATGACTCCGTCGGCGTTGAAGCCCGCGCCGCCGGTTCCGGCGTAAATGGTGATGATGTTGGTCGTCAGATCAATAACGCGAATGCGGTTATTGCCGGTGTCGGCGACGTACAGTTTGGTGCCGGTCGGATCAACTGCCAGCGCCGTCGGACGATTGAAACGAGCCGCTGTTGCCGAACCGTTGTCGCCGCCGGAACCGCTGGTTCCATTGGTAGCCCCGGCAAAATGGTAAATTTTGCCGTCCGTGGCAATGCGGCGAATGCGATGGAAATTGGTATCGGAAATATAGGTATTGCCGTCGGCATCCTTCACGGCTCCGCCCGTAGCGCCAAAGGTGGCATACGTTGCCAGATTACCGTCGCCCGTGTTGCCGTTGCCCGAATTGCCCGCGATGGTGTGAATGACGCTTGATCCGTCAACGTGACGCACCACGCGCGATTGGCTGTCCACAATCATCAACCCCGCACTGTCACGCGTGAGCTGGCTGACGGAACGAAGTGCAGCATCAACGGCCATCCCTCCATCTCCATTGAAACCATAATTTCCGCTGCCTGCGTAGGTCGAAATGGTGTATCCCGTTGCATTACAACTGCCGCCGCCTGGCGGTGGTGGCGGTGGCGGGTCTCCGGGTTTTGGAGTGACCGTAACTTTGAAAGTCGCCGTCGCCTGATTGTTGCGCGAATCTTTGGCGGTGAACGTAACCGTGGTCATGCCGACAGGGAACACCGAACCGGAGGATTTATCGGCAAACACACTGACCGCGCCATCAACCTGATCCAGCGCGGTCGGCATTGTGTAATTGACTGCGATGCCCTGATCGTTGGTCGCTTGGACAGTGATGTCGGCAGGGACTCCACTGATGACTGGCGGCGTGCTGTCTTTGACGATGACAGGGAATGCCGTGCTGCTGGTGCTCAAGCCCTTGCTGTCGGTTGCCGTCAGAAACAGCGAGTGCGTGGCAATGGCCAGCGTGACTTGCGGCGACAGTGTAGTCGCGATCTGCGTTTGGAAATCAAACCATTTGTACGTCACGGAATCGCCGTCCGGGTCCGTTACTGTCGCCAGCAAATTGACCTGACGGCCATTTGGGCCGGTCGCTTCATACGTCGGACTGATGGGTGTGACGGTGACAACCGGCGCACGGTTTACGTCAACGACCGTGATGGTAAAACTCTTGCTGTCGGTCGCGTCGCCGTCGTTGACGGTGACTGTGACGTTATACGTTCCCGCGTCGGTAAAACCCGGCGCAAGCTGCAACGACGCCGTACCATTGTTTGCGTCCGTAAAGGTCGCAAAGGCCGGCGGGTTTTGAATCATAAATGTCAGCGGGTCTTGATTGCCGTCTGTCGCAGTGAAATTGACTGTGGTGGTTTGGCCTTCGTTGACGGTTGCATTGGCGATGGGAGCCAGAACAGGACTTTGATTTGGCAATTGCACCAACAAGCGAAGCCGATTGTTTTCCGAATCGGCAAACACCATATCGCCATTGGCCAGGGTGATGATGCTGTCGGTCACCTGAATGTCAGTCAACGCCGTGCCCGGATTCAGGAAATTGAGTTTCGCGCGATTGGCCGGGCCGCCGTCGCCGCTGAAGCCTCCGACGCCGGTTCCGGCGACAACCGCAACGGTTCCGAGCGCATTGGTTGGCGCGATGACACGCAACACCTGATCGGTTCCGGCGTTGGCGACAAACACATTCCCGGCGGCGTCAATCGTCAAATCTCGCGGACGATTGATGCCTTTGGTCGAATTGGCGATGACGGTGAACGAAGTCGAATTCGGCGCATCCTGTCGAACAACGGAATCGGATTTGGTGTTAGCGATGTACACCTGTCCGGCGGGAGTGATCGCGATGCCGCAGGCTCCGCCAGTGACATACGGCGTTGGGCCTTCGCTGCCGGTGGTCATCAAACTGGTGACAAATCCTGTCGAAGCGTTGACTTTGCGAATGCGATTATTGCCTTGATCCGCGATGTAAATGTTGCCGCCTGCGTCCACAGCAACGTCGGTTGGAAAAATGATCGCTTGGTAAGCCGGAGAATCATCCGCCGTTGGGCTGCCGGGCAGGGGAGCGTCGTTGCGCCCTATGATGTCTTTGATATAGCCGGGCGGAACAATGACCTTGGATGTGCCGCCGTTCGGAAAGATCGTGATGTCGGTTGACGATGTATTCAGGAATCGGATGTGACCGCTGCGGCGGCCATTCAAAGAGTTCGACGGGCGAATCAGCGCGCCGTATTGCGAATCTACGATATAAAGCCCATTGGACGTTGCAAAAAGCCCTTGCGGAGATGCAAAGACGGCGGTGGTGATTCGGTCGTCAATGACCGGAGCACCGGCTTCGTTGTTCAGCGTAGCAATTTGGCCGGGTTGAACCGTAATTGCCCACGATGTGTTGGCAAACAGCGTGACAGGCGTTTGCCCGCGATTGATGTAACGGATGCTGCCCACCGGATCGGCATTGGTATCGGCGACAAACAAATTTCCACTGGCGTCTGCAGCAACACCGGCAGGATTTTGCAATTCTGTAATTGTGGCGGGGATGTTGTCGTAAGGCGTTGTTTGGCCGCTGCCCACAACTGTATTGATCTGTCCACCGGGGATGCTGGTTCCGGCGATGTTCACCGTGCCGCCACTCAAATTGACATATCGCACGCGGCGGAAGGTGAAATCCGGCAGATAAAGCCCATTGGCGTCAACGGCCATCGTCAGATTTCGGATTTGCGTACTTCCCGGAAGATTCAACAGAGCCGATGTTGCAGGCGTGCCGTCGCCACAGGTGGGATTATCTAACTGGTTGCACGCCGCCGGTGTCGGAGTGCCAGCGACCAAAGTTTTATCGCCAAACGAAGAAATTTTGACGACTTGTTGAGCATTGCCTAATGCGACAAACATGCTGTTGCCTGGCCCCAAAACAATCCCGGTTGGAAATTCCAGATTTCCGGCCAGCGTAATAATGATTCCGCCCGGATCAACTCTGCGAACTCCGCCGGGATAGTTTCGTGTATCACCGCCTTCGGCAATCAACAGGTTCCCGACCGTATCAATCGTCAATCCCATTGGCGAAGTCAGCTTGGCTTGTGTTGCCTGTTGCCCGTCGCCATTGCCGAATGCAGGGCTGCCGCCACCTGCATAAATTGTTTCCAGTCCCGCGTTGTTGTTACCGCCCGGGTCGAGTTTGTACACGACGCGCGCACTGTTGGTCGGAGCCGTGCCGATGTAAAAGAATTCCCTGGCAGAATTCACCGACAGCGACCGAACGTCCGGTCGGCTCAGGTTATAGATGGTTTTGATTGTTCCGGGCTGAATCGTTTGGCGAAGAATGGTGAAATCCTGTGTGCCGACGTTGACCGCGCGAATCGCATTCACTACTGGCGAAGCCAGATACACGATATTGCCGGTTGGGTCCGCCGCCAACCCCGTGACCATTGTCAGATCAACATCACTCAGCGAAGTTGTGTCCGGCGTTAATCCACCCCCGGCAATCAGATTGATGTTGTTGGGCAAAATGGTAACTCCGCCCAACGTCACCGGATTCGCAGTGGTGTTGACGAACCGCAGCAGGCTGGTTCCATTGTTGTCGTCAATGACGTAAAACCCGCGTCCTTGTGGGTCAAGCGCAACTGCCGTCGGCAACACCATGGGCGCCTGTTTGACGGGAGCGCTGGTCGAAAATCCGCCGCCGGCAATCGTCGAAATCATCGTCCGCGATCCGATGCCGCCCTGAATCGCCGCCGGAGTCAAATTCAACGCCGAGGTCAGCTTTAATAATTTAGCTCCTAAGTTTGCCTTCACACGATTGAAAGTATTTCCATTGGCTGACGCGCTGCTTTGCCACGAAAACAGCGACACACTGGCGAAGATTAATGTCCCGATGATTAAGAATGGACGAACTGAATTTTGAAAAAAAATCCGGGTTAAAATTGAAGGATGGGCAGATTTGGTACTTCTCTGACTTCTCATTGACAACATCTCCTGACGCTTTTCTCTATTCGCGTCACTACACTGTAAACATTTGTGAACACTTGATGATAAAAAACGGTGGGGCCATTCAAGATAGGTGTGAGATTGGTACGCAACACTTCTTGGCCTGCAACTAGGAGGCCAGACTCGGCGTTGTAGATTGAACTGTAAGCGCGTGGGTTGCTTCTGGGGAAGATTTATGGCTTGGCTTGCAGCTTCAATCGAGCGCAACAATTTAACCGACAAGGAACAATCTTTTGCTTCGGATGGGCGTTCCGATTCAGATGCCGCAACCGGGCGGCGAAAGGGTCTTTCGAGGGGTCTTCAAAAAGGTTTGGGTCGCAAAAAACGCTTGTGTGACTGGTAGGAGTCATGCTCCACAAGCAAACCTATTCAAACCCAAAGCGGATTCGTCAGTCAAGCCTTGCGTTCAATTCATTTCCAACCCATCGCTTTGAGTGCAGTGAGGACGCACGTTCCGTCAAATCATTTTGCGTGCGCCGAAACCCTCAACTTCGCGCACCGCGCGCCCGGAAGGCCCCAGCCTGACCAATAACGAATTCCGGCTGTAGATTCACAAACTGCTGTAAATAGGCTCAGCCAACTCACACGTGGGACTGAGATTTCTTGGCTTCCACTCTCCCCACGGCGAAATTTTTAATCAAAAACTACTTGACGCCCCCCCCCCCCCCCCCGCCATAGGAGTACCTTCGCGCCCGCTCATCCAACAACGTTCATTCAACCAAGGAATCGGATTGATTTTTTATTGCGCGTTCGCGATGCCCTGATTCGTCGCAATACCGATTGATCGTTCGCCGTCCGCGTAGCCTCCAGCCAACCGAGGTTATTTCGACAGCCCAACCAAACTTGTCTTGCAAGTTATTCTGCAGGAGTGTGCCTGATGTCCAGCATTCGCGTTTCGTCTTCGTTTGTTCGTTCGGTTGCTTTTACCCTGTGCCTGGCGTTGGTTTTTTCCGGTCTGCCATTTCCAGCCAGCACGCAAATCAGTCAAACATCGCCCGGGTTGAAACGACAGCTTCCACCCAATTACGCGCTGCCAAAGATCAACGACCTGCTGACCGAAGGCCGAAAGCTACATCGTCCCGACCTGCCGCGTCCTGCATTGAAACCATCAACGCTGTGCGGCTTCCACGACAAAGTCTGCAAGTTCAAACAAGCCAAAGCAAAGAAAATCGGGCAGAATCTCAGGTCTTCTGGCGACAACTCGACACAAGTCGCTGCCAACGCGGAACAACAGAATTGGCTTGGTCGGATCGGGCAGATAATTTCTCGCGCATTCAATGTGACACCATTCGGCATCCCTTCCGTTTCGGCAGCCCAGAAGAATTCCTTTGCAGCTTCAAACACGCTGCGGCCAGCGACCAACTCTGCGGCTGCTTCCATGCTGTTTACGCCGCCGAATTTCGCTTCGCTGTATGAAGCGCGCGTCGATCCGCGTTACCGCGCGGGCACGCCGGGTGAGGATTTGTTTTCCGGCAATGTGAATTACAGTCTGCCGCTGGTCAGTTTGCCGGGACGCAACGGATTGGACTTGAACCTCTCGCTCAGCTTCAATTCCGCAATTTGGTTCAAGTATTCCGGTCAGATGTATTTTGATCCTAATTACTACGAAACGCTGACACCCGGCTTCCGGCTGGGTTTTCCTGAAATCGAAGGGCCTTTCAATCTAACTACCGGCGAAACCTTTCTCGTCACGCTTCCTTCAGGTAAGCGCGTTGAAATGCGCATCGTGCCGAGCACGACCAATCAGTATGAAGCGGTGGATTCCTCTTACCTTTATCTGGTGGTGAACACGACTGATCCCACCCAGATGACCCTATATGCCACCGACGGAACGCAGTTCAAGTACGAACTGCCAACCAACGGTTATTGGTTCCGCTGCACCCAGATCAAAGACAGCAACGGCAATACCATCAGCATCACTTATAAAAGCATCGGCGACCCGGAATGGCCTTTGGCGGTCACGGACAAAGTCACCGACACGTTGGGACGGGAGATCGTATTCAATTACGATGAGTACCTACATCTGCTGAGCATTACGCAGACCTGGCAGAACCAGACCATCATGTGGGCGCAGTTCGAGTATGGGGCGCAAACCGTCACTCCAAACTTCGGCAGCCTGGGCATCAGTGGTCCGTCTGGCGGCGACCTGATTCCGGTCATTACGCGAATCATTACCGGGGACGGTGCGCGCCATACCTTCGTTTACAACTCCTGGGGACAGGCGGAAGACTTCTGGTTGTATGGCGAAGCGGACAATCAACGGGCAGCGCTGGATTACGCTTTTCCCAGCAACAGCACAGTACAATCGGATTGCCCGCGTCCCACGCAGCGAAATGATTACATCGCCAACTGGGGCGGAGCCACCGGTAACGGCTGGGTCAGCAGCTATTTTAGCTTTGACAGCGCCAACGAAACCGACGGTCAGATTACCGACCCTGACGGCGTTACGCACAAGGAACTGTTCAACACCGCGAACGGCAAACGCGGACTGACCAGCCGTATGGAAACCTGGTCAGGCAGCGCCCTTCAAAAATTCACCGACATCACCTGGGCCAGCGACGTCAGCTCTGGCAGACCCTTGCGCCCGCGCGTGACCGATACTAAAGTCTGCGACGACCGAAACCACGACGGAGATTACGACAGCGGGACAGACAAGCTCAGCCGGACGACGATTGATTACGACACATACGCGACGACAGTAAAACTGCCGTGGGTCGTCAAGCAATACAACGAAGGCGGCCAATCCGTGTACCGGACGACGGAAACAACTTATGTTACCGACACCAATTACACCGGCATCACGCGCCGCATCATCGGCTTGCCGAGCCTGGAGAAGCTTTACGAAGGCGATTCCACAACCTTGAAAGCGCAAACAGAATTCGTCTACGACAGCGCTAGCGAATCGGGCACGACATTCCTGCTGGCACATTCCAATCAGGTGCGCCAGCACGACAGCACCAGCAACGGCACTGCCGGCAATTACGGCACGAACTTCAGCTACAGAGGCAATCTAACAAAGACCTTGCGCTACAGCGTCGTCAGCGGCACGGCCAGTTCGCCCATTGAAACCAAGACCGGCTATTACATCACTGGCTCTGTCGCATTCAACAAAATCGCCCGCGATAGCCAGACGACGATTCAAACCAGTATCTTTTATGACGATTCGTTTTCCAGTGGCTACATGACCAATCCCAGCCCGGCGACCTATGCTTATCCGACCAAAGCCACTGACCCTGACGGGTATTCTTCTGTGGTCAAATACAACTATGATTTCGGCGCGGTCACTGAAACGGTTGATCCGAAATCCTACGCTGCCAGTCCAACGAATCCTCCGGCCAAAGCAGTTCGCACCTACGACACCAAAGGCCGCTTGGATAAATCGGCTGTTTGGAAAAATGGTACGGAGTATTCCCACATCCGTTATGTTTACGCAACTGATCACAATTCAGTGCAGACTTGGGCAACCGTCAACAGTTTGTCCGAAGAAAACGCCGTTCTGTATATGCTCGACGGCGTAGGCAGAGAGCGTGTGGCAGTCAATGAACATCCGGGCAGCCAGGGCGGGCTGAGTGCTTATTATCGAGTTTTCGACAAAATGGGCAGGATTGTTGAATGGTCAAGACCGACTGAGATCAGCAGCCAGACCTGGCTTCCCACCGGCGATGACTCTTCTTATATCTACGGTCTGCAAACCTTCGATTGGAAGGGGCGGCCAACAATTAAAACCAACCCTGACACGACAACAACACAAATTGCCTATACCGGCTGCGGTTGCGCAGGCAGTGATGCCACCGAATTGACTGATGAAACAGGGCGCAAGCAGACAATCTATCGTGATGTGTTTGGCAGAACGGAAAAGACGGAATCCCAAACCTCAACCGGAGGCGTCTACTCGACCCAAACCAATGAATACAATGTCCGCGATCAAGTGATTCAGATTAATCAGACCACCGGAACCAGCGGAGCAAGCCTGACGACAACCAAACAGTACGATGGGTATGGGCGGCTGTGGAAAAGCAGGTCGCCAATTGAAACCGGCGACACCGTCTATGAATACTTTGATGATGACACGGTAAGAACCATAACCGACGCCCGCCAGGCAGTCGCTACTTTCGCTTACTATAACCGTCCTTTGACGCAGGACATCACGTACACCGTTCCCTCAGGCGTCGCGGCGACTCCCAATGTTCATTACACGTATGACGAAAATGGCGGTCGCACTTCGATGACTGATGGTTTGGGAACCATCGCATACGCTTACGACGAACTGAGTCAAATGACGTCTGAAACCAGACAATTCACTGCGACATTTGGGCAATATCACACGGCACTCCCAGGCACGTATAAGCTGACTTATGACTATAACCTGGCCGGAGAAGTGAAACGCGTGGGATACGAATCCAGCAATCAATCGAGCGATAACGGCTATATTGATTACGCATTTGATAAAGTCGGAAACATGACGGGCGTAACCGGATCGTCCTTCGCCAGCATTACGAGCTATTCCAC
The sequence above is a segment of the Acidobacteriota bacterium genome. Coding sequences within it:
- a CDS encoding HYR domain-containing protein, with the translated sequence MKANLGAKLLKLTSALNLTPAAIQGGIGSRTMISTIAGGGFSTSAPVKQAPMVLPTAVALDPQGRGFYVIDDNNGTSLLRFVNTTANPVTLGGVTILPNNINLIAGGGLTPDTTSLSDVDLTMVTGLAADPTGNIVYLASPVVNAIRAVNVGTQDFTILRQTIQPGTIKTIYNLSRPDVRSLSVNSAREFFYIGTAPTNSARVVYKLDPGGNNNAGLETIYAGGGSPAFGNGDGQQATQAKLTSPMGLTIDTVGNLLIAEGGDTRNYPGGVRRVDPGGIIITLAGNLEFPTGIVLGPGNSMFVALGNAQQVVKISSFGDKTLVAGTPTPAACNQLDNPTCGDGTPATSALLNLPGSTQIRNLTMAVDANGLYLPDFTFRRVRYVNLSGGTVNIAGTSIPGGQINTVVGSGQTTPYDNIPATITELQNPAGVAADASGNLFVADTNADPVGSIRYINRGQTPVTLFANTSWAITVQPGQIATLNNEAGAPVIDDRITTAVFASPQGLFATSNGLYIVDSQYGALIRPSNSLNGRRSGHIRFLNTSSTDITIFPNGGTSKVIVPPGYIKDIIGRNDAPLPGSPTADDSPAYQAIIFPTDVAVDAGGNIYIADQGNNRIRKVNASTGFVTSLMTTGSEGPTPYVTGGACGIAITPAGQVYIANTKSDSVVRQDAPNSTSFTVIANSTKGINRPRDLTIDAAGNVFVANAGTDQVLRVIAPTNALGTVAVVAGTGVGGFSGDGGPANRAKLNFLNPGTALTDIQVTDSIITLANGDMVFADSENNRLRLLVQLPNQSPVLAPIANATVNEGQTTTVNFTATDGNQDPLTFMIQNPPAFATFTDANNGTASLQLAPGFTDAGTYNVTVTVNDGDATDSKSFTITVVDVNRAPVVTVTPISPTYEATGPNGRQVNLLATVTDPDGDSVTYKWFDFQTQIATTLSPQVTLAIATHSLFLTATDSKGLSTSSTAFPVIVKDSTPPVISGVPADITVQATNDQGIAVNYTMPTALDQVDGAVSVFADKSSGSVFPVGMTTVTFTAKDSRNNQATATFKVTVTPKPGDPPPPPPPGGGSCNATGYTISTYAGSGNYGFNGDGGMAVDAALRSVSQLTRDSAGLMIVDSQSRVVRHVDGSSVIHTIAGNSGNGNTGDGNLATYATFGATGGAVKDADGNTYISDTNFHRIRRIATDGKIYHFAGATNGTSGSGGDNGSATAARFNRPTALAVDPTGTKLYVADTGNNRIRVIDLTTNIITIYAGTGGAGFNADGVIATDASLNNPYGMAVDANGNLFIADRFNHRIRRVDATSKLISTVAGNGTAGFSGDGGAAASAQLNNPIDVGVDGSGNLYIADMSNHRVRRVKSGGTIDTIAGNGTNGFAGDGGPATDAQLSSPASIEVESDCSIYVGDNNNLRVRKLTPSGSSGTTNHNPVITSTIGNQTMTKGQTLALPLTATDEDNDMITFTLINAPSFADIINANPTGRTATLRLQPTTAGTFTNIQIKATDPKGGSATSPAFTITVNEPAPGNQAPTANAGQLPAMIEAVSANGAPVSLNGSGTDPDGDPVTFSWTDNGNVIVTSATATVTLGLGTHSIMLTVSDNKGGKTSTTAQTVIVKDSTPPVIAGVPAAIIKAATSASGANVTYTMPTATDLVDGVVQVIADKASGSLFPVGATTVKFTATDSHGNAATAQFTVTVTPFVSGGTPTSYNISTFAGSGNYGFSGDGGPAMDAAMKSISAISRDSAGLLIADSVARVVRRVDAQGVIRTIAGNSANGNGGDGGQANYAQLSSPNGVVSDANGNTYISDSAYHRIRVVKSDGKIYHFAGSTTGVSGSIGDNGVAASARFNRPTALAIDAQNLYVVDSANNRIRAINLTTNIVSTIVGTGGAGYSGDGVTATNSSLNNPNGMAIDAAGNIYIADRNNHRIRKVDATTKLISTIAGTGTPGFAGDGGQGAAAQINTPTDVSVDAGGNVFFIDQANNRVRRINAAGIIETIAGDGTIGYSGDGGPALQAQISQPYSIQVESDGSIEVGDNGNLRVRKLTPAGPPPPPPPPANSNPVITSTISNQALTKGQTVNLPLSATDADNDSVTFTLVNAPAFASIINANPAARAATLRLAPTAAGTFANVQVKADDGKGGTATSAAFSITVSEPANPCIAIVPASHWKAEYFANTNLSGSPPLVRDEGDGSLNLNFSESSPSTDCGIPEDNFSGRYTREVPFQAGVYRFQLFGDDGIRLYIDGVLKIDKWFNQGETKYETDATLTTGTHILKVEHYEATGAAAARLFWNALNYYPTINTIPNQSVVRGQSVDVTVTANDGDNDPVTFEMLNAPAFVSLVNANPTARSVTLRIAPPTTTDTTDKQFNMSLRASDGKGGQSVSNTFTITTTSAPPPPTNHAPVAVANTLAASIVAPDDSGATIALDGSASSDPDGDALSFTWKDNGVTIATTAVANVKLAVGTHSIALTVSDGKGGVNSTAAQSVTVNPPPPAATLTIDSVSPSSGKKGTSLTITVNGSGFVQGSTVTITGGSVTTTTTFISSTQLRVQASIASNAFTTTRNVLVANPDGSSVTKTFAFSILQ
- a CDS encoding RHS repeat protein; translation: MSSIRVSSSFVRSVAFTLCLALVFSGLPFPASTQISQTSPGLKRQLPPNYALPKINDLLTEGRKLHRPDLPRPALKPSTLCGFHDKVCKFKQAKAKKIGQNLRSSGDNSTQVAANAEQQNWLGRIGQIISRAFNVTPFGIPSVSAAQKNSFAASNTLRPATNSAAASMLFTPPNFASLYEARVDPRYRAGTPGEDLFSGNVNYSLPLVSLPGRNGLDLNLSLSFNSAIWFKYSGQMYFDPNYYETLTPGFRLGFPEIEGPFNLTTGETFLVTLPSGKRVEMRIVPSTTNQYEAVDSSYLYLVVNTTDPTQMTLYATDGTQFKYELPTNGYWFRCTQIKDSNGNTISITYKSIGDPEWPLAVTDKVTDTLGREIVFNYDEYLHLLSITQTWQNQTIMWAQFEYGAQTVTPNFGSLGISGPSGGDLIPVITRIITGDGARHTFVYNSWGQAEDFWLYGEADNQRAALDYAFPSNSTVQSDCPRPTQRNDYIANWGGATGNGWVSSYFSFDSANETDGQITDPDGVTHKELFNTANGKRGLTSRMETWSGSALQKFTDITWASDVSSGRPLRPRVTDTKVCDDRNHDGDYDSGTDKLSRTTIDYDTYATTVKLPWVVKQYNEGGQSVYRTTETTYVTDTNYTGITRRIIGLPSLEKLYEGDSTTLKAQTEFVYDSASESGTTFLLAHSNQVRQHDSTSNGTAGNYGTNFSYRGNLTKTLRYSVVSGTASSPIETKTGYYITGSVAFNKIARDSQTTIQTSIFYDDSFSSGYMTNPSPATYAYPTKATDPDGYSSVVKYNYDFGAVTETVDPKSYAASPTNPPAKAVRTYDTKGRLDKSAVWKNGTEYSHIRYVYATDHNSVQTWATVNSLSEENAVLYMLDGVGRERVAVNEHPGSQGGLSAYYRVFDKMGRIVEWSRPTEISSQTWLPTGDDSSYIYGLQTFDWKGRPTIKTNPDTTTTQIAYTGCGCAGSDATELTDETGRKQTIYRDVFGRTEKTESQTSTGGVYSTQTNEYNVRDQVIQINQTTGTSGASLTTTKQYDGYGRLWKSRSPIETGDTVYEYFDDDTVRTITDARQAVATFAYYNRPLTQDITYTVPSGVAATPNVHYTYDENGGRTSMTDGLGTIAYAYDELSQMTSETRQFTATFGQYHTALPGTYKLTYDYNLAGEVKRVGYESSNQSSDNGYIDYAFDKVGNMTGVTGSSFASITSYSTEMKYTAWGEMKSLTYGSTLKLAASHTLRQQLQSLTLKKQDNTSVMDKSYQYYADGRIKFSDDGVNNDFDRAYHYDQVGRLEESWTGSQARNYINGVSIGTDVVPYHLSYQYDVWGNQLAQSGKFWSSDITEPAATYQNLRRDGWQYDAAGNVTNEGGNLLQYDAAGRNVSLREGQYGPESTQSFDGDGLTVRRDPNTTEPIFYLRSTVLGGKVITEINGMGTNVIWTIPRGAKLRSHVYNGETRVATQEVQATSPPTQEMIWRQIDPITGTEITPKGDGSFYNARQEPDPLGSNVGLADPANFPPPAPDPEQPDLFGGGGFNPNQVSYTLDGIRIDEEFARAFQNTAVRAPANEYITIIRHGQPHLARWQAFGDGYQGWVPVGAKYISNGQISYGETAGTTLYKRAPGAPRDTNLAAINKAVGEAYLGKPEGLTFLSGPNFRLAIGQQNPDNKVNPLTVQDDAGRRCMPSEIGEVFLWNKPSGIPLIETPHTFIQTPNRVVGFFAAITPFSFKIEDIGIEFYLGTVTASVTANIGLPGVGEIRDNTILMSDKDYKKSKPYSACPETVTALEKSINDNRVGPYSVTNIGGLNCTGWACKMLKNAGFTPPAPYWLPTLTPADLVYPRGAWRISGLKKP